From Corvus cornix cornix isolate S_Up_H32 chromosome 5, ASM73873v5, whole genome shotgun sequence, the proteins below share one genomic window:
- the FAM181A gene encoding LOW QUALITY PROTEIN: protein FAM181A (The sequence of the model RefSeq protein was modified relative to this genomic sequence to represent the inferred CDS: deleted 2 bases in 2 codons) translates to MASDSEVKTLLNFVNLASSDIKAALDKSAPCRRSVDHRKYLQKQLKRFSQKYSRIPRCHPSKPPECGWRRGAEDRARGPQPEAPDSGPHGGAAAEKVMQTAEAEENLTGERVLQEQKPEAARPDQVPMRKRQLPASFWEEPRPAQSLTGRAFPASPEGFQAPRDPPPYEGKKSKRCPDAAGQESPPDPAPHAGEKDPAGALSGRVGAWTCCPFPCPGPGVYQPPGALPPSPFPGLGLWRKSAAALPAEVPHFCKEADGPGQKLYRPMVLKPIPTKPAIPPPIFNVFGYL, encoded by the exons ATGGCATCAGACAGCGAGGTAAAAACTCTACTGAACTTCGTTAACCTGGCTTCGAGCGACATCAAAGCGGCTCTGGATAAATCAGCTCCTTGTCGCCGGTCAGTTGACCACAGAAAATACTTGCAGAAGCAGCTCAAGCGGTTTTCTCAGAAGTACTCACGAATCCCACGATGTCACCCCAGCAAACCCCCTGAGTGCGGCTGGCGCAGGGGGGCAGAGGACCGGGCCCGCGGCCCCCAGCCCGAGGCACCAGACTCCGGCCCCCACGGTGGGGCTGCCGCCGAAAAGGTGATGCAGACAGCCGAGGCAGAGGAGAACCTCACCGGGGAACGGGTTTTGCAGGAACAAAAACCCGAGGCTGCCCGACCTGACCAGGTGCCCATGAGGAAGCGCCAGCTCCCCGCCTCCTTCTGGGAAGAGCCACGGCCGGCCCAGAGCCTGACGGGCAGGGCTTTTCCTGCCAGCCCTGAGGGGTTCCAAGCCCCCAGAGACCCTCCTCCCtatgaggggaag aaaagcaaaaggtgCCCAgatgctgctggccaggagagCCCCCCTGACCCTGCGCCACATGCCGGGGAGAAGGACCCTGCCGGGGCCCTCTCAGGCCGGGTGGGTGCTTGGACCTGctgcccctttccctgccccggCCCAGGCGTGTACCAGCCCCCGGGCGCGCTGCCCCCGTCGCCCttcccggggctggggctgtggaggAAGAGTGCGGCCGCGCTGCCGGCGGAGGTGCCGCATTTCTGCAAGGAG GCCGATGGCCCGGGGCAGAAACTCTACAGGCCCATGGTTCTGAAACCCATCCCCACCAAGCCCGCCATCCCCCCACCCATCTTCAATGTTTTCGGCTATCTTTAG